Proteins encoded by one window of Microtus pennsylvanicus isolate mMicPen1 chromosome 18, mMicPen1.hap1, whole genome shotgun sequence:
- the Ctu1 gene encoding cytoplasmic tRNA 2-thiolation protein 1, translating to MPAPTCSSCHAARAALRRPRSGQALCGSCFCAAFEAEVLHTVIAGRLLPPGAVVAVGASGGKDSTVLAHVLRELAPRLGITLHLVAVDEGIGGYRDAALEAVSSQAARWELPLTIVAYADLFGGWTMDAVARSTAGSGRSRSCCTFCGVLRRRALEEGARLVGATHIVTGHNADDMAETVLMNFLRGDAGRLARGGVLGSAGEGCALPRCRPLQFASQKEVVLYAHFRRLRYFSEECVYAPEAFRGHARDLLKRLEAARPSAVLDLVHSAERLALAPAARPPPPGTCTRCGALASHALCQACALLDGLNRGLPRLAIGKGRRMLQAEPPLPGNPSQATSDPAAPQGSCSCEQSRDGATLCREGGDQAGATCVLQSDLSPSE from the exons ATGCCAGCTCCAACGTGCTCCTCCTGCCATGCAGCCCGCGCCGCCCTCCGCCGCCCGCGCTCCGGGCAGGCTCTATGCGGCTCCTGCTTCTGTGCAGCCTTTGAGGCCGAGGTGCTGCACACCGTGATCGCCGGGCGCCTGCTGCCCCCGGGTGCCGTGGTGGCCGTGGGCGCCTCGGGTGGCAAGGATTCCACGGTACTGGCACACGTGCTGCGCGAGCTCGCGCCACGCCTGGGCATCACGCTGCACCTGGTGGCGGTGGACGAGGGCATCGGCGGCTACCGTGACGCAGCCCTGGAGGCCGTGAGCAGCCAGGCCGCGCGCTGGGAGCTGCCGCTCACCATTGTGGCCTACGCAGACCTGTTCGGGGGCTGGACGATGGATGCCGTGGCCCGCAGCACTGCCGGCTCTGGCCGCAGTCGCTCCTGTTGCACCTTCTGTGGGGTGCTGCGGCGGCGCGCGCTGGAGGAGGGTGCACGCCTCGTGGGAGCTACACACATCGTGACTG GCCACAATGCCGACGATATGGCGGAGACAGTGCTCATGAACTTCCTGCGCGGTGATGCTGGGCGGCTGGCGCGGGGTGGAGTGCTGGGCTCTGCGGGCGAGGGGTGCGCACTCCCGCGGTGCCGGCCTTTGCAGTTTGCTTCGCAGAAGGAGGTGGTGCTGTACGCGCACTTCCGCCGCCTGCGCTACTTCTCCGAGGAGTGCGTATATGCACCCGAGGCTTTCCGCGGCCACGCTCGAGACCTGCTCAAGCGCCTGGAGGCAGCGCGGCCATCGGCAGTGCTGGACCTTGTGCACTCAGCAGAGCGCCTTGCTCTTGCCCCAGCAGCTCGGCCCCCTCCTCCAGGTACCTGCACGCGCTGCGGGGCACTGGCCAGCCATGCGCTCTGCCAGGCCTGTGCGCTCCTGGATGGCCTCAACCGAGGCCTGCCACGCCTGGCTATCGGCAAGGGCCGCCGCATGTTGCAAGCTGAGCCGCCACTGCCTGGGAACCCAAGCCAGGCCACCAGTGACCCTGCGGCCCCACAGGGATCCTGCAGCTGTGAGCAGTCCAGAGATGGAGCCACCCTGTGCAGGGAAGGAGGAGACCAGGCGGGGGCCACCTGTGTCCTACAGAGTGACCTGAGCCCCTCGGAGTAA
- the LOC142837670 gene encoding sialic acid-binding Ig-like lectin 12 — MLPPLLLLLWGMKEVEGGPDALEGFSLNVKKRVEVQEGLCIQVPCKFNYPSRLWTDSDPAHGYWFLEGANTAQDPPVATNNPERSVLNTTQDRFFLLGEPLKKNCSLYIRETRKDDTGSYFFRLERGKERFNYKQNMMTLQVTDLTNTPDILIPETLEAGRPSNLTCSAPWACGSPTFSWTGTSVSLLSTNTTGSAVLTVTPQPRDHGTNLTCQVTLPGAGVTTRTTIRLNVSYAPKNLTVTISQGADSESITPENGSSLPVSEGQSLRLLCSTDSYPPANLSWTFDNLSLCPSKLSKPGLLELFPVHLKHEGVYTCQAQHALGSQHFSLSLYLQRGTTLSEVTVGAFVGAGATVLLFLLCGIFLLAVRSCRKGPARSAAGPSDPNALKGSVSQSPLVEPQADNSSEPLPSAAETASSAAEEDIHYASLSFREMKPKSPQGQQDTTEYSEIKFHK, encoded by the exons AtgctgccgccgctgctgctgctgctctggggGATGAAGGAGGTAGAGGGTGGGCCTGATGCCCTAGAGGGTTTCAGCCTGAATGTGAAAAAGAGGGTGGAGGTGCAAGAGGGCCTGTGTATCCAGGTACCCTGTAAGTTCAACTACCCCAGTCGACTATGGACTGACTCCGACCCAGCTCATGGATACTGGTTTCTGGAGGGAGCCAATACAGCTCAGGATCCTCCAGTGGCCACAAATAACCCAGAGCGGTCAGTACTGAATACGACCCAGGACCGATTCTTCCTGCTCGGAGAACCACTGAAGAAAAACTGCTCCCTGTACATCAGAGAGACCAGGAAGGACGACACGGGGTCATACTTCTTTCgcctggagagaggaaaagagaggtttAATTATAAGCAGAACATGATGACTCTGCAAGTAACAG ACCTCACTAACACCCCTGACATCCTTATCCCGGAGACCCTGGAGGCTGGCCGTCCCAGCAACCTGACCTGCTCTGCGCCTTGGGCCTGTGGGTCCCCCACCTTTTCCTGGACTGGTACCTCTGTGTCACTCTTGAGCACCAACACCACTGGTTCCGCAGTGCTGACTGTCACCCCCCAGCCCCGGGACCATGGCACCAACCTCACTTGTCAGGTGACCCTGCCTGGAGCTGGTGTGACCACAAGAACGACCATCCGTCTCAACGTGTCAT ATGCGCCAAAGAATCTGACTGTGACCATCTCTCAAGGAGCTGACTCAG aatccataaccccagagaacggctcatctcttcctgtctctgaggGCCAGTCTCTACGCCTCCTCTGTAGCACCGACAGCTATCCCCCTGCAAACCTGAGCTGGACCTTTGATAACCTGAGTCTGTGTCCCTCGAAGCTGTCCAAACCTGGGCTCCTGGAGCTGTTTCCCGTACATCTTAAGCATGAAGGAGTGTACACCTGCCAAGCTCAGCACGCCCTGGGCTCCCAGCACTTTTCCCTGAGCCTGTATCTACAGC GCGGTACAACTTTATCTGAAGTGACAGTGGGGGCCTTTGTGGGTGCCGGAGCCAcagtcctcctcttcctgctttgCGGCATCTTCCTCCTGGC GGTGAGATCCTGCAGGAAGGGACCAGCCAGATCAGCTGCGGGACCTTCGGATCCAAACGCCCTCAAGGGCTCGGTTTCTCAG AGTCCCCTGGTCGAACCCCAGGCAGACAACAGCTCTGAACCCCTGCCTTCCGCAGCTGAGACAGCATCCTCGGCCGCAGAGGAAGATATACATTATGCATCCCTCAGCTTTCGTGAGATGAAGCCCAAGAGTCCACAGGGGCAGCAGGACACCACTGAGTACTCAGAGATAAAGTTCCATAAGTGA